One genomic region from Ciona intestinalis unplaced genomic scaffold, KH HT000489.1, whole genome shotgun sequence encodes:
- the LOC100184242 gene encoding uncharacterized protein LOC100184242, with the protein MCSAKNRHLLVMGMKDGRLIFMDQLKKSRKYFEISINQAEVNDITQDGDSQLILTKCATTCVQIWKLPNIEQCWKVELLSQPTVYQFNHRFFMSGHANGSVNLYNIKANTNISNGNQTIENYTPTKMEDGKLSFCALTPEHKRSVNSVQISEKRGIFISSSTDGVIKVWSMDYVLMNEIYLDNTLSSCMLLNKVGDLIIGWKKHLFLIDHHTIIPYSACIHSSENSELFENETVIYEDPAVLFESNIHRNKDAPINMETYLVPYDFVLSSGNERLIFNEITATKPKEVDSVSSLDSLHAPTDVYLSHASSLDSINLMCSMLNIKPNKHITNGREISFPVCGKSPGPTPSMSSESEVEIEDVGEEDEDVWMQVQLQDEDDAADDNELKNLRTAVMAATAINKMKGKEFIVPEIGDKNMEEEPLSSRFANTKIDARSMMKKTISAVLAAQRLKSSPRLKQNVEEQPTKPRIQSAAATRQKKMRKPSTTKRISVKSQSMESISTISQDDPSDVIVQIKPKSFYIEVSGPQTKSFF; encoded by the exons ATGTGTTCAGCAAAAAACAG GCATTTGTTGGTAATGGGCATGAAAGATGGCCGACTTATTTTCATGGACCAACTTAAGAAATCTCGCAAGTATTTTGAAATAAGTATCAACCAAGCTGAAGTAAATGATATAACTCAAGATGGGGATTCTCAACTAATATTAACGAAATGTGCAACAACTTGTGTACAG ATTTGGAAATTGCCCAATATTGAACAATGTTGGAAAGTGGAACTATTGTCGCAGCCAACAGTTTATCAATTTAACCATAG GTTTTTCATGTCCGGGCACGCAAATGGTTCAGTGAATCTTTACAATATTAAAG CAAATACCAACATTTCTAATGGAAACCAAACCATAGAAAATTATACGCCCACAAAAATGGAAGATGGAAAACTATCTTTCTGTGCATTAACACCAGAACATAAGAGAAGTGTTAACTCAGTTCAAATAAGTGAAAAACGTGGTATCTTTATATCTAGCAG CACTGATGGCGTAATTAAAGTTTGGAGCATGGATTATGTACTTATGAACGAGATATATCTTGACAACACTTTATCAAGTTGCATGTTACTTAATAAAGTTGGTGACTTAATTATCGGATGGAAAAAGCATTTGTTTCTAATTGATCATCACACAATTATTCCATACTCTGCATGCATTCATTCATCTGAAAATTCTGAACTATTTGAAAATG AAACTGTGATTTACGAGGATCCTGCAGTTTTGTTTGAATCCAATATTCATCGTAATAAAGATGCTCCAATAAATATGGAAACTTATTTGGTTCCGTATGATTTTGTGCTAAGCAGTGGAAATGAgagattaatatttaatgagaTAACTGCAACTAAACCAAAg GAGGTTGATAGTGTATCAAGCTTAGATTCACTTCATGCACCAACTGATGTGTATTTGTCACATGCTTCATCACTGGATTCAATTAACCTAATGTGCTCCATGTTAAACattaaaccaaacaaacatATCACAAATGGCAGAG aAATTAGTTTTCCTGTTTGTGGGAAGTCTCCGGGTCCGACACCGTCTATGTCTTCCGAGAGTGAAGTGGAGATTGAGGATGTTGGGGAAGAGGATGAAGATGTCTGGATGCAGGTTCAACTTCAGGATGAG GATGATGCAGCAGATGATAATGAATTGAAAAACTTACGTACAGCTGTCATGGCAGCTACTGcaattaataaaatgaaaggaAAAGAATTTATTGTCCCAGAAATAGGAGATAAAAATATGGAAGAAGAACCTCTCTCTTCGAG ATTTGCAAATACAAAGATAGATGCTAGATCAATGATGAAGAAAACAATATCTGCCGTTTTAGCAGCACAACGATTGAAAAGTAGTCCTCGTTTAAAGCAAAATGTTGAAGAACAACCAACCAAACCAAGAATTCAATCCGCTGCTGCT ACAAGACAGAAGAAAATGCGAAAACCATCAACAACCAAAAGAATTTCTGTTAAATCACAAAGCATGGAATCAATATCCACCATATCGCAAGACGATCCATCTGATGTCATAGTGCAGATAAAACCAAAGTCTTTTTACATTGAGGTTAGTGGTCcccaaacaaaaagttttttttag